One Pantoea trifolii DNA segment encodes these proteins:
- a CDS encoding Hok/Gef family protein — translation MKSIFSKLIISGLILLGLCLVNRSSLCELRLRIFTAELSAVMAYEAQQ, via the coding sequence ATGAAGTCTATATTCAGCAAGCTGATTATCAGCGGGCTCATTCTATTAGGATTGTGTCTGGTTAATCGCAGTTCACTCTGCGAGTTACGATTACGGATATTCACTGCTGAATTATCGGCTGTTATGGCTTACGAAGCACAACAGTAA
- the lpdA gene encoding dihydrolipoyl dehydrogenase, producing MSTEIKTQVVVLGAGPAGYSAAFRCADLGLETVIVERYSTLGGVCLNVGCIPSKALLHVAKVIDEAKALEEHGIVFGQPQTDIDKIRSWKEKVINQLTGGLAGMAKGRKVKVVTGLGKFTGANTLVVEGEGGATTINFDNAIIAAGSRPIELPFIPHNDPRVWDSTDALELKEVPKRLLVMGGGIIGLEMATVYKALGSEIDVVEMFDQVIPAADKDVVKVFTKRISKKFNLMLETKVTAVEAKDDGIYVSMEGKKAPADAQRYDAVLVAIGRVPNGKGLDAGKAGVEVDDRGFIRVDKQMRTNVPHIYAIGDIVGQPMLAHKGVHEGHVAAEVISGLKHYFDPKVIPSIAYTEPEVAWVGLTEKEAKEKGISYEVSTFPWAASGRAIASDCADGMTKLIFDKETHRVIGGAIVGTNGGELLGEIGLAIEMGCDAEDIALTIHAHPTLHESVGLAAEVFEGSITDLPNPKAKKK from the coding sequence ATGAGTACAGAGATTAAAACTCAAGTCGTGGTACTTGGGGCAGGTCCTGCAGGTTACTCTGCAGCCTTCCGTTGCGCTGATTTAGGTCTGGAAACCGTAATCGTTGAGCGTTACAGCACCCTCGGCGGTGTTTGTCTGAACGTAGGCTGTATCCCGTCAAAAGCGCTGCTGCACGTCGCCAAAGTGATCGACGAAGCAAAAGCCCTGGAAGAGCACGGTATCGTGTTTGGCCAGCCGCAAACTGACATCGACAAAATTCGTTCGTGGAAAGAGAAGGTTATTAACCAGCTCACTGGCGGCCTCGCAGGCATGGCGAAAGGTCGTAAAGTGAAAGTGGTTACTGGCCTCGGCAAATTCACCGGTGCTAACACGCTGGTGGTTGAAGGTGAAGGTGGCGCAACCACCATTAACTTCGATAACGCGATCATCGCGGCCGGTTCTCGTCCAATCGAACTGCCATTCATTCCGCACAACGATCCGCGCGTGTGGGACTCTACCGATGCGCTGGAACTGAAAGAAGTGCCGAAGCGTCTGCTGGTAATGGGCGGCGGTATCATCGGTCTGGAAATGGCCACCGTTTATAAAGCGCTGGGTTCAGAGATCGACGTGGTTGAGATGTTTGACCAGGTGATCCCGGCTGCCGATAAAGACGTGGTGAAAGTCTTCACCAAGCGTATCAGCAAGAAATTCAACCTGATGCTGGAAACCAAAGTCACCGCTGTTGAAGCGAAAGACGACGGTATCTACGTCTCGATGGAAGGCAAAAAAGCACCAGCTGATGCACAGCGTTACGACGCGGTGCTGGTGGCGATTGGTCGCGTACCGAACGGTAAAGGCCTTGATGCCGGTAAAGCTGGCGTGGAAGTGGACGATCGCGGCTTCATCCGCGTCGATAAGCAGATGCGCACCAACGTACCGCACATCTATGCTATCGGCGACATCGTGGGTCAGCCAATGCTGGCGCACAAAGGTGTGCACGAAGGCCACGTAGCGGCGGAAGTGATCTCGGGCCTGAAGCACTACTTCGATCCGAAAGTGATCCCATCCATTGCTTACACCGAGCCAGAAGTTGCCTGGGTTGGTCTGACCGAGAAAGAAGCCAAAGAGAAAGGCATCAGCTATGAAGTCTCCACCTTCCCGTGGGCAGCTTCAGGCCGTGCTATCGCTTCTGATTGTGCAGACGGTATGACCAAACTGATCTTCGACAAAGAAACTCACCGTGTTATCGGTGGTGCGATTGTCGGTACCAACGGCGGCGAGCTGCTGGGTGAAATCGGTCTGGCGATTGAAATGGGCTGTGATGCCGAAGATATCGCCCTGACCATTCACGCGCACCCAACGTTGCATGAGTCTGTCGGCCTGGCTGCCGAAGTGTTCGAAGGTAGCATCACTGACCTGCCGAACCCAAAAGCGAAAAAGAAATAA
- the aceF gene encoding pyruvate dehydrogenase complex dihydrolipoyllysine-residue acetyltransferase: MAIEINVPDIGADEVEVTEILVKVGDKVEAEQSLITVEGDKASMEVPSPQAGVVKEIKISTGDKVETGKLIMIFDAEGAAEAAPAPAEEKKAEAAPAPAAAAAAVSKEVNVPDIGGDEVEVTEILVKVGDKVAAEQSLITVEGDKASMEVPAPFAGVVKEIKIATGDKVNTGSLIMVFEAEGAAPAAAAPAAKQEAAPAAAPAASGAKDVNVPDIGGDEVEVTEILVKVGDKVAAEQSLIVVEGDKASMEVPAPFAGTVKELKVATGDKVSTGKLIMVFEVEGAAPAAAPAAKQEAAPAAEAAKPAAAPAAAKADAKGEFAENDAYVHATPVIRRLAREFGVNLAKVKGTGRKGRILKEDVQTYVKDAVKRAEAAPAAAASGGSLPGLLPWPKVDFSKFGEIEEVELGRIQKISGANLSRNWVVIPHVTHFDKTDITDLEAFRKQQNAEAEKRKLDVKFTPVVFIMKAVAAALEQMPRFNSSLSEDAQKLTLKKYINIGVAVDTPNGLVVPVFKDVNKKGITELSRELMAISKKARDGKLTAGDMQGGCFTISSLGGLGTTHFAPIVNAPEVAILGVSKSAMEPVWNGKEFEPRLMMPISLSFDHRVIDGADGARFITIINNTLSDIRRLVM, from the coding sequence ATGGCTATCGAAATTAACGTACCAGACATCGGGGCAGACGAAGTTGAAGTCACCGAAATCCTGGTCAAGGTGGGCGACAAAGTTGAAGCTGAACAGTCGCTGATCACCGTGGAAGGCGATAAAGCTTCCATGGAAGTGCCTTCGCCGCAGGCGGGCGTGGTTAAAGAGATCAAAATCTCTACCGGCGACAAAGTAGAAACCGGCAAACTGATCATGATTTTTGACGCTGAAGGTGCCGCAGAAGCGGCGCCAGCGCCAGCCGAAGAGAAGAAAGCGGAAGCCGCTCCTGCTCCAGCAGCCGCTGCTGCTGCGGTCAGCAAAGAGGTCAACGTACCGGACATCGGCGGCGACGAAGTTGAAGTCACTGAGATCCTGGTGAAAGTTGGCGACAAAGTTGCTGCTGAGCAGTCGCTGATCACCGTTGAAGGCGACAAAGCCTCAATGGAAGTGCCAGCCCCGTTCGCGGGCGTGGTGAAAGAGATCAAAATTGCCACCGGCGATAAAGTGAACACCGGCTCGCTGATCATGGTGTTCGAAGCAGAAGGCGCAGCGCCAGCCGCTGCCGCTCCAGCAGCCAAACAGGAAGCCGCACCCGCTGCAGCTCCTGCGGCTTCTGGCGCCAAAGACGTCAACGTGCCGGACATTGGTGGCGACGAAGTTGAAGTCACCGAGATCCTGGTGAAAGTGGGCGACAAAGTCGCTGCTGAGCAATCACTGATCGTGGTTGAAGGTGACAAAGCCTCAATGGAAGTGCCTGCACCGTTCGCCGGTACCGTGAAAGAGCTGAAAGTGGCGACTGGCGATAAAGTCAGCACCGGTAAGCTGATCATGGTGTTCGAAGTGGAAGGCGCGGCACCAGCTGCGGCGCCTGCCGCTAAGCAGGAAGCAGCTCCAGCGGCAGAAGCAGCGAAACCTGCAGCGGCTCCAGCAGCAGCGAAAGCGGATGCAAAAGGCGAGTTCGCTGAGAACGACGCTTACGTACACGCTACGCCGGTGATTCGTCGCCTGGCGCGCGAGTTCGGTGTGAATCTGGCGAAAGTCAAAGGCACCGGCCGTAAAGGTCGCATCCTGAAAGAAGACGTGCAGACTTACGTTAAAGACGCGGTGAAACGCGCTGAAGCGGCTCCGGCTGCAGCAGCCAGCGGCGGAAGCCTGCCAGGTCTGTTGCCTTGGCCGAAAGTGGACTTCAGCAAGTTCGGCGAAATCGAAGAAGTGGAACTGGGCCGTATCCAGAAAATCTCGGGTGCTAACCTGAGCCGTAACTGGGTGGTTATCCCGCACGTTACGCACTTCGACAAAACCGATATCACCGATCTGGAAGCGTTCCGCAAACAGCAGAATGCCGAAGCTGAGAAACGCAAACTGGATGTGAAATTCACACCAGTGGTGTTCATCATGAAAGCCGTTGCCGCTGCGCTTGAGCAGATGCCACGCTTCAACAGTTCACTGTCTGAAGATGCACAGAAACTGACGCTGAAGAAATACATCAACATCGGTGTGGCGGTTGATACGCCAAACGGTCTGGTGGTTCCAGTGTTCAAAGATGTGAACAAGAAAGGCATCACTGAACTGTCTCGCGAGCTGATGGCGATTTCCAAGAAAGCGCGTGATGGCAAGCTGACCGCTGGCGATATGCAGGGCGGTTGCTTCACCATCTCCAGCCTTGGCGGCCTGGGCACCACGCACTTCGCGCCAATCGTCAACGCGCCGGAAGTGGCTATCCTCGGTGTTTCCAAGTCAGCGATGGAGCCGGTGTGGAACGGTAAAGAGTTTGAGCCGCGTCTGATGATGCCGATCTCACTCTCCTTCGACCACCGCGTGATCGACGGTGCTGATGGTGCGCGCTTTATCACCATCATCAACAACACACTGTCCGACATTCGCCGTCTGGTGATGTGA